The genomic DNA CGTGTGGGCGTTGGTGAAGGACTCACGCAGAACGCTTTGCCAAGATGCCTGCTCGGCCTTGAGGATTCGAAGGGACAAAAAAACTCCGAACTGATTGGCGAATATGGGTTTTTATCGTTGAAGAGCCGATCCGAACTTGCACCGACCGGGTTGGGCCGTTAGATTCCCGCCTCTTTTTTCAAGGGCGCCGCATGGTAGCCCAAACCGATTGTTCAGGTGACGGACGATGTTCAACCTCAACGAACTCAACGTGGGCCGCAAGGTAGAGGTCGATGACCTGCCTTGGGTCATTGTGGATGCCGATTTCGTCAAACCCGGCAAGGGCCAGGCCTTTACCAAATACAAGATCAAGAGTCTGATCGACGGTCGCGTGATTGAGCGGACCTGCAAATCGGGCGATATGGTCAAAAAAGCCGACGTCATGGATTCTGAAATGCAGTACCTCTATGCAGACGGCGACTTCTACCATTTCATGGATCCCGACTCCTACGAGCAGGTCGCCCTGGGCGACAAACAGGTGGGCGACACCAAGCTCTGGCTCAAGGAGCAGGAGACCTACCTGGTTACCATGTGGAACGGCAAGGCGATCTCGGTCGATCCCCCCTCCTCGGTGGTTTTGACCATCACCCAGTGCGATCCCGGCATTCGGGGCGACACCGTCTCGGGGGCAACCAAACCCGCCACCCTGGAGACCGGCGCCGTGGTCAAGGTCCCCCTGTTTGTGGAGGAGGGCGACTCGATCAAGGTCAACACCAAGACCGGGGAATACGTCTCCCGGGCTTGATCGGTTGAACCGGATTTGATGCAAAAAGGGCGCGGATTTCCGCGCCCTTTTTGTTGGCTCTGCTGGAGGAGCAATGATCGACTGGCACCCCACCGCCCCGTTGAACCACCTGCGTCTGCGCGCCGATGTCCTGGCACGTACCCGCCGCTTTTTTGTCGAGGCGGGGGTGCTGGAGGTCGAAACCCCCATCCTCTCCCCTGCCAGCGGCACCGATCCCCACTTGAGCCCCTTTGTCACCCGCTTCGAGCCCGAAGGGGGCGGGGCGGCGACCACCCTGTACCTGCACACCTCCCCCGAGCTGTACATGAAGCGGCTGCTGGCCGCCGGGAGCGGGCCAATTGTTCAAATCGGCAAAGTTTTTCGCAACGGCGAGGCAGGCAGCCGCCACAACCCCGAATTCACTATGGTGGAGTGGTACCGCCCCGGTTGGAATTTACTGGCGCTCATCAACGAGGTCGGCGCCCTGCTGCAAACCCTGCTCAATTGCCCCCCCATCACCACACTGACCTTTCAACAGGCTTTTGTGGCGCACGCAGGGGTCGATCCATTGGCGGCCGATCTCGCCACTTTGGCCGAGGCGACCCACCGTCTGCATCTCGATCCCCCGGAGGGGCTCGACCGCGATGGCTTGATCGACTTTCTGCTCTGCTTTGCCGTCGAGCCCCATCTGGGCCATGAGCATCCGGTTGCCCTAACCGCTTGGCCGGTCAGCCATGCGGCGCTGGCGCAGGTCAGCCCAAACGACCCCCGCACGGCGGAGAGGTTCGAGGTGTTTTATCAGGGGATAGAGCTGGCCAACGGCTTCAACGAGCTGTGCGACGCGGCCGAGCAGCGGCGTCGCTTCGAGGAAGACAACCGGTTACGCAAGCAGATGGAAAAACCGGCGTTGCCGCTCGACGAGCGGTTTTTGGGTGCGCTGGAGGCGGGAATGCCGCAGGGGTGCGGAGTGGCGTTGGGATTCGACCGGGTGGTGATGTTGGCGGCGGGGGCCAGTCGGATCGAAGAGGTGATGGGGTTCGGCTGGCGAGGGGTGTAAAGCAACGATCAAAGTGGCTCGCGCTCTTTGGTTTTCACGCCTAAATCGCCCGCCGCAGCACCACTGTTTTGTCGCTCACCAACAGCTGAAAATCGGCGTTGCCCCGGATTGCCTCGGGGACATCCTCCACCTCGACCTGGGCAAACCCGTGGCGCGCGAAGAAGGGGGCACCGATGGTCGAGACGATGAAGACGTCGGCCAACCCCTTTTGTTCGGCCAAGCGGATGATGTTCAGCAGCAAACGACGCCCCAGACCGCTCCCCTGTTGCTCCGGCTCGACCGCCAAGGAACGGATCAGGCCGTGATCCCCGTAGACCTCAAGCCCCACCATCCCCACCACCCGATCCTTCATGCGGGCGATCAGGTTCGATTCGTAATGCTGTTTGATGCCAATGGTCGGCAAACCCACCGCTTCGAGCAGTGACTGCACCTTGGGCACGTCGTGCAGCGGCAGGCGGACGATGTGGGGCTTGGCGGAAAGGGCCTCGAACATGGCGGACTCGGCGGGGTTAGATGGGGCAGGAAGAGACAACCGCTTCAGCGGATTCGACAACGCTGGGTTCTTCGCTGGGGGGCAAACTTAGTCGCCGCGTCGCCTCGCGTCCCAGCGCCTCCCAGCGCCAACCCTGCAACAACCGGGGGGCGGGGGCCCCTTCGACCAGATGGCGAGCCCAACTCAGGGCATCGCGGGAGGAGGCGATCAGCGACAGGGGCAGCTCAAGTTCTTCGGCCAGCACCCGCAAACACTTCCAGATGCGGTTGTGCTCGGCTGCGACTGCTGCGGTGGGTTTTCCGGCCACCATCAGCGCCCCGTCGGGGGGGATGGTTTCGAGCAGCGCCATGACCACGTCGCGGTACCGCCCCTTGGGCAGCACCGGCTCGTCGCGGCTGGCGCCGGTCAAAGCGGGATCGGCCAACACATGGCTGCGGGGACGATTCTTGCGTTGGGCGATCTCTTCGCGCCATACCAGCAGCGCCCGAGCCCGGAACCGTTCCTTGGGTTTGAGCCAGACCCCCGGTTTGAACCGTTGCAACAGGGTATCGCCATCGATCTGAAAGGGGGTTTTGTCGAGCAGACGCTCCCGAGAGGCGGCCACCACCCAGGGCCAACGAGCCTCCCCCACCTTGTCGCGCAGCAAATACCCGACCTCGACCAACTGGCGCACATCGGCTCGGGCATATTCGAGTTGCACGTCGCTCAAGGGGCGCTGGGTCCAGTCGCTGCGTGTCGCCTCGGGGGGAAGGGTGGTATCGAGCAGGGTCTCGAACATCTTGGCCGCCCCGATCTGCTCCCCCATCCCGGCAAAGGCGGCGGCAACCTGGGTATCGATTACTTGGGCGGGCAAGCGGCCACAAAGCAGGTGCAGGATCTCCATGTCTTGGCTGCCCGAGTGGATCCAAAAGGTGCGTTCCTCAGCGGCCAACGCATCGCAGAAGGGGGACCAATCGGTCAGTTCGAGGGGATCGACCAGATAGACCTGCCCGGCAATATCGGCCAATTGCACCAGTCCGGGGGTGGGGAAATAGGTCCGCTCGCGCACGAACTCGGTGTCGAGGGCAATGGCTTCCCCCTGAAGGGACAACAACGCCTCACGCAGCGCCTGGGGATCAGCAATCCACATCGGGCGCTCCCCGATCAACGGCGCAGGTCCAACCCATAGGATTCTTCACGCGATCAAAGTACGAGGGTTTCGCCCTGACGCAACGGGCGAACGTTCGGCAAATCGAGGGCATAGACCTCTTCGAGCAGGGTATCGAGGGTTTCGGGCTTCATGTGGGTGAGGTAGACCGGCACATCTTTGCTGAGCTTGCGCACCTCGTCGGCCATGGTCTCGGGGGTGTGGTGACCGCTGATGAGGGCCAGCTTACGGTACCGATTGGGGAAAGATGTATCGATGATGACCCCCTTGAGGTTGGGCAGCTTGTTGGCCGCCTCCCACAACGGATCGGTCGGTCCCGAGTCGGCGGTGAAGACCAGCTGCGCATTGCCATCGTCGAGAATCACCCCAGTGGTCGGCACCGGGTGATTCACCGGAACGGGGATGAGCCGGACGCTGCCGAAATCGTGGGGCTGCAAGATCGGAACCGGATGGAGTTTGAGGATGCCGGTTTCAAGGGTGGGGATCTTGGTGAAATCGGGCCAAATCCGGTCGTTGAGGAAGTCTTGTTTGAGCACGTCGATCACCCACTGCGAACCGTA from Proteobacteria bacterium CG1_02_64_396 includes the following:
- a CDS encoding elongation factor P, which produces MFNLNELNVGRKVEVDDLPWVIVDADFVKPGKGQAFTKYKIKSLIDGRVIERTCKSGDMVKKADVMDSEMQYLYADGDFYHFMDPDSYEQVALGDKQVGDTKLWLKEQETYLVTMWNGKAISVDPPSSVVLTITQCDPGIRGDTVSGATKPATLETGAVVKVPLFVEEGDSIKVNTKTGEYVSRA
- a CDS encoding EF-P lysine aminoacylase GenX — its product is MIDWHPTAPLNHLRLRADVLARTRRFFVEAGVLEVETPILSPASGTDPHLSPFVTRFEPEGGGAATTLYLHTSPELYMKRLLAAGSGPIVQIGKVFRNGEAGSRHNPEFTMVEWYRPGWNLLALINEVGALLQTLLNCPPITTLTFQQAFVAHAGVDPLAADLATLAEATHRLHLDPPEGLDRDGLIDFLLCFAVEPHLGHEHPVALTAWPVSHAALAQVSPNDPRTAERFEVFYQGIELANGFNELCDAAEQRRRFEEDNRLRKQMEKPALPLDERFLGALEAGMPQGCGVALGFDRVVMLAAGASRIEEVMGFGWRGV